The window ATGGAGCAACCCACGCATCCATACTACCCTCTTGGTGTCTCCATTCCCAATTATATCCCAAATGACAGTCCACTCATTCACTCCCTTCCAGCCTTTGGGGCTCTCATCGGCGCTGTAATAGTTTTGGCGCTCCTTCTTACCGGCACCCGGCGCCATGTCCGGCCCATCGACCGATTTGCGGCCTCGTGGTTTGCTCTATGTACGTGGCTGCCCAAGATTCTATTTTCTTGAACAAAacaaattatatataatgcAATGCTAATTATCACACTAGGTGGCTTCTTGCATGTTGCCTTTGAAGGTGTGTAATACTTCTGGCCTCAGCATGAATAGGCCCTATATTACTCCTTCTCTACGCGTACATCTGATTCGGAATATCATCTAATCTCACGACGAATACCAGGATACTACATCTACCACCGCAAAGAAATTTCTGGCATGAACACCCTCTTTGCTCAGCTCTGGAAAGAATACGCCCTTTCCGACTCCCGCTACCTCACCTCCGATGTCTTCACCGTCTGCGTAGAGACCATCACCACTGTTCGTTTTACCCTTCATCACCTTTCAGCCATCTTTTGCAGTGCTGCTGGCTAACGTAGATGTGCAATCGTCAGTTCGTCTGGGGCCCTCTCAGCCTCCTCACAGTCCTCTGCATCCGCACCAACCACCCCTCAAGGCACGTCTTCCAAATCATCGTCTGCGTCGCCCATCTCTACGGAGTGGCCCTCTACTACGCCACCAACTGGGCCGAGCAGCGCTTCCACGGCGTGTCCTACTCGCGGCCTGAATTTCTCTATTTCTGGGTCTACTACGTCGGCTTCAATGCCCCATGGGCCATTGCCCCCTTCTGTGAGTTGCTCCAGCGGAAGCCTTCCGTGTCTTTGAACGTTGCATGTACCCTTGTCAAAAGGCCTAAAAAAACTGATGCTTCAGTTGCGATAGTTCTACTGGCCGACAGCTATAGCCGGATAGTGACGGCATTTCAAGCGCTgcatgaaaaagaaacgcggcagaagagagagtGACGGTACAATTTGCTGCGTGATCCACCGGCGTTGCAAGCTCCTGTGTACCTACATGTGATATCCTACGTTTGTCTGGGTGGATATTTCGTACATGTGTGCTCTGACAATGTTTTAATTCTGAATCAAATCACATACAAAGCGTCATTTGTGTCACGTACATCTCGTATTTCCTTTGCTCCCCTGTACCGTGGCGTTTTGttctgccgtcttcatcCACTCATGGAGCATTCACTTGTAGAGCATCCGCCCAACTTGAGACAGCAACTTGTTGGGCCTAAATTTCTAGCCTAGGCCCTGCTTGTACTTATCTGGTCTATCCTTGACCGAGTTCATGGCAATCGTACGACCCAGTATGGCATTATTGGGGTATCCCGGTTTCCCATCCTAGCAACTAGCCCCCCTTGCGTCCATCCTTCAGCCTCACATTCGTCTCTTCCCCTCTCCCAAATTCACGCCAGGCACACATGCATGGTGGTAATTAAACAACAAGCGGTCACTTTGCAAAAAAACGAGGGACCCGCCACCAGCCAGGAACTAGATCGGCCGGGTCGCTTCGTGCCGGCGCTTAGATACACATGTAGTAGCATTCTCTTCCGATATCTCACCTATAGACGCTTATGATATTGCTCCCCAACTACATAACATTCCATGAGTTTCCACAAAAGATCCTGTTGTTTTCATAAACGGCTTCTGCTTATCAACGGAGGAATACATGAtagagaagggggggggcagTAATACAAAATTCAGGCTGGCTGAAAGGCGAGGCTCGGGACATCCTAGCCGCCCTTCATACATCATGGCCCAGCTTCAAGGTGGCGCTGATCACTGCCGAACCCAGACCTAGGACCTGCCTGTGTAGCATCGGCATGTAGCTGAGGTTACATTGGCATGCTCGATGCCTATCCGCATAAACGCCTTGAGCATAGGCGTTTGGCCGTAATTAGACTATAACAGACGCCTCTTAGATGCTGTCTGTGTCACAAACAACGCCTTTTGTACCATACATGTGCCGTTGACGAAGAAGTATTGCCTATGTGTGGTATTAACGTTTGAACTGAAGAGGCAGCTTATCAAATAGATTGACAAAATGCCATGGGTCATCGGTGTTTCAAGTAAAATAGAGCATTTCCGTGGCACACCACCACCTGCAAGCTCTGTCTCTCCTGACCCGGCTCTGATAGTCCAAGACAGTCCCGAATGGAGCTGACCAGCCTAGCACGCAGCAAGAGTGACTATTCGTACTCGATTATTCCAGGACATGATGCAAATGGCTGGGGTCGCTCCGAGTCTAGACCAGAGTAAATTTATGCGCAGGACGACATGCAGCTGCGTGATAAGCAGGCTGCATCCTAGTGCATGCATGTGCTTTGTTTGCCTGCTCCCTCTCCTCACCGCAGTTTTGAGCGATGTGATGTCGTTCTTGTAGAATATGGAAGAAATAAATCTACTCATAGGGAAGATTGACTTGTGTGCGATGAGAGGAGCTTGGCTACAAGCTAAACAAAGAGACACTTCTGATTTATATAAGAATGTTAGGATATAAAGAGTATACGAGGCAGCTTTAATATCCGCACTCATATAGTCCAACTGAAATACAATCACGAATTCACAGATTCACAGACAGGCTCCGATGAATTACAAACAAGTTAACAGCAATCAATTATAACATCACTAAACAGCAAACAAGTAGGCCATAGAATGCCCATTCCCAATAACCTCACCACAAGTCCTCCACCCCTTTCACGATCCAAAGATGCCATAGTAGGCCCCCTATCTACATCCATCTACACCTAGttgtcatcatcaaccgAAGCAGTATCAGGagtcgaagcagcagcagcagcagcctgagAAGCCTCATACGCCTTGGCCGTCACCGCCGCAGCCGGACTCAGCGCAGCCCTATTCACCCCCGGAAGATACTCCCCATCCCACAACAGCTCAATCTGCAGCTTCACCGGCCTCTCGGCCTGCACATTCTCCGCCATGGCCTCCAAGTCGTCGCCAAACTGCGGCCCCAGCAGCGCCACGGCGTCGTTGACGCGCATGCCTTTGATAACCACATTGTATTTTGCTGCGCTGCCCGGCATGAACATGACGGCCGGCATCTTGCTCGCGTTGGCCTCGCCAAAGAGCGCCCGGCCGTGCGCGCGCAGCATGTACCGCACGCGGCTCTCCACCACATTCACGCTGAGCTGGCACTCGTCGGCGACGACGGactcgccgcagccgctGAGGTGGATGTACATGACGATGCTGTGGCGCTTCTTGTTCGCGGCCGTGCGCCTCGAGTTGAGAACCTCCCTGTACGGCTTTGACGCTTCCCGCCGAGGGGACATGGCGACggtggcggcagaggcagcgcCCTGGACAGAGGAGGCGTCAGCAGAAGTCGATGAAATCGTCGTGGTGACTTGGATATCGGTAGGTGGCTTGGCTTGTGGCCGACTGTACGAATCCCCCGACTCGGCAGGCTCCGGCAAAAGAGTATAGCCCGGACCGCCCCTGGGCATCTTGTGCGGATTCTTTGCATAAAAgtcatccagcttcttgcgGTTCAGCTCGTTGATCCAGCAAACGTCCGCAGCAAGCATGCGCGGAGGGTCGCCGTCGTTGGGGCCCATCAGCTTCCGCGCATTGTCAAAGGCCTCCTGCCAGGCTGCATCATCAGAGGCGTTGCCCTCAGCAGCCCTGCCGTCCAGACTCTCCTTGTTTCTGCCCGTCAACATGTCGGCCACAGAGGTCGCAATGTCAATCTGGAGCGCCTCACGCCTGCCCAGCGTGGAGTTGTCCTGCGTGGGATCGCAGGCGAACTCGGTGAGCAGCTCGCCGGACTGGTAGTGGGCTTGCTTGAGGACGTTGGTGAGGCCTTCGCCGGACTCGGTAATGGCAATTGAGCGGATGCCGTCTTCGGTCTTGAGGACGGTGACCTGCCAGGTGTCAGGGGGCGTGACCTGGGACAGGATCTCGATGGGGACGTCTCTTCCGTAGAGGAATTGGAGGTTGGCTAAAGtgaaatgaaaagaatcAGCACTTGTGACCGCTTTGAATGGTAAAGAAGCAAGTCCGGGAGCCATGATTGAACTTACTCTTGATCAACTCAACATAGTTGGTCCCTCCGTGGTTCATACGCTCGGTTACCTCAGGGGTCTCAAGAGAGGATCCGAGCTGCATCGTGAACGACAGAAGAAGGAATAAAAGAGAGATAAAAGTAACAAAGGCGAGAATCCGAGCGAAAAGCTGAAGACGTTGGTCGGAGATGTAAAAGACTGAACAAAAACTCGACAAGTAAAGCTGTGCCTTCTCAGTAGCGGTAGAGAAGTAAGAGGCCCTCAACATCTCGACGGGAAACATCATCAACTATATATACCCGAGAAAAGCCTacccaaaaaaaatactGACACTGCACAACCTTGTGCACTTCACCTCCCACTGCATATGTATGTCCTCCACACATCTTTATCGTGCTCAGCGCTTCTCATCTCTCGACTTCCATTCACTTCCACTTTCGACCTCCCTTGCACGAAGCCTCTCATGCAGCCGAGTCCgccacctttttttttttttctggcaAACAAACACGATCCTTGTCTGTCTATGCCGTCGTATCACAGCAGCAAGCCACTGCGGAGAAGGTCTCAGCATAATAGTGCGTAGTTGGCTTGTGATTGACCAGaaacaaaagcaaaaagaaaagaaaaaaaaatgaaagcgAAACGAGGAGCAATATCCAGGCGGAAGTGTTCCGTCCACTGCTGTCACCTTGTATTCAGTCCCCTACTCaccgagaaaaaaaagcatcaagGATATACGATGCACAAATTAGACAACAATATAAAATTAGTATTACCCAAACATCAAGGCGCGTACATACATCTATCTCCCATCACTACCACTACCAAGTCCATGTCTTATCCGCAAAGCAGAGCCACCAACCAGGAAATCgagtaatagcagcagctcagGCTGAGACAAGGCCTCGACCAGGGGTAGCATCGAAGCCGGCGAGGGCTGACGACCTGCATTGCTAGCACTCTCAACTAttgcttctcctttgctttttcttgcgCCATCATTTCCGCAATCTCAAGGCAGTCATATGCTTGCGTGTTCAAAATCAAAAGTATCAAGTACATGCAGGTACTCACTCCAGAAAATCAGGCTATACGCCTGCAGGTCACAAACAAATCACAACCCCGGCTTACACCATACTTGTAGTATTCATAACAATTTCAATTACCTAAACCCTCAGAAATactccaaaaagaaaatgccatGTAATCATGTCTGGCTTCAATCTTCTCTTTATGCCCATCCTTCGACCCATGAAGCAGTACTTACCATCTCTCCTTACGAGGCTTCACAGCAAGAGATAGCCCCCCCAACAGTCACACCTCGACCAGCGGCGTACCCCATGCAGGtcagccatctcatcacCTACAAGTCTCAAGCCACAGCTGATCAGTCCCATGGCCATCCCGTCTCCCTCCCAGAGTTCCGATAACCTGGTCTCGAATGAAACAGCCTCCCTCTCCCATCTCCCATCTCAACCTATCAACATCTCCCACGCAGGCCTGATGCCAGCGTGACTCGATTGCCCTGCTTTCAATCCCACCTCAAAGGCTGCAGCACTTGGGGCAGTCTTGTTCAATTCAGGCATAGCCAGCTTCACCGAGATTGGATAGCATATCcgagcagagagaagagaggcatgTGATTAACAAGAAAGGGCAGTGCTTTTGACAAAAGATCCTCAGACACATTTGATTGGCAATCTGAAATTATTGGCTCTGCCGCCTCTCGTCAAGCATTTGTTTGCTTCCGGTGTGGAGTCTAGATTACTGGCTCTCCGACACCCGGGCATGAGAAGGCTGGCGGTAGTCGCAGATGAGGTCGTACTAACAGGGACATGGTCCTGTGTAGCCTGTCCAGAAAGCCTAGAACTGGGCGGCTGGCCTTGAGAAGCACCAGCTATACCATCCCGTGAACATGATCATCTATACACAGTAGTATTGTGTCTTAATGGCATTCGTTTGTGAGACACAACGTAATTTGAGCCCGCGAAAATGAACCCGGACAGACAAAGGgtaagcaaaagagaaagtaACAAGTCCTATTCATACAATcaaaggggggaaaaaaatgCATTTGTTCCAGTCTTCATTTGTTCGCCGTGTAAAATCCATTACCTCAAGCAAGCTCATTACAAACATATCCTATAAAACAGTAGCAGCTCTCCCTTCTTCCCAGCCCAAGCAAGTACCAGCAgtatcagcaacagcacTCCTCCTAAACTCCCAGCCTCCATGAGGCCATGCCAAGTAAGTCAGGGGTTTTACATGCTGGCCTGCAGTCGCTCCAGCCGTGATGTCACCGCTTCAACTAGCGCAGACTCTCTGGACAGCAGACCTTGcacctgctgcagcttgctgCGTCGTATGTCTTGTGGGATTCGGAGATCCACGCTCGTTGATGCTGGGGACTCGGGCCCGCTGGCGTTCTTCtgggcctcggcctcggccaccAGCTCTGCCTGCAGCCTCTTGACCTCCTCCAGCCGCTTCCATACCTGCTTCGCCAGGTTTCGAGACCCGGCCTCAGCCCCTGGAGCCGGTCCGCATACACTACCCTCCATAGACTTGACTTCCTCCACAAATGCCCGCTCTTTGGTGCTTAGATCCCGCGTAGTTCCCTTGCTCACCATCTTCCGCAGGTCCTCCATCCGTTGCGTTAGTCTTTCCTGCCGCTCCCTGGCCTCATTGATTCGCCTCTCGTACATGGCATTATCTGGCTCCTTATTCTCCCTATGAACTCCGTTGATGGTGTcaatcttgcccttgaccTCATTGGCTTTCCTGACCTGTTGCCGCAATTCCGCTTGTAAGAGTTCACATCGGCGAAACACCTCGGCCGCGGCTACACCCAGCTTGTACGTCTCCTCACTGAGCACCTTGTGCGCGTCGGTGAAGATGGACAGTGTTAGTGGACTGAGTCTCACCTCCTGGCCAACGATGGTCTTGTGGCGAGACGTGCGCAagcgctccagcagctctgaTAGAGCAGATGATTCGCTAAAGGTGTGTGGAGGGTAGTATACTGGGCGGGGCTCGTAAAAGTCCAGAGGAGCCATGCTAGCCTCACGTTCGCGGACGGGGGTCTCCTGTTCCAGTTTTATGATGACTCGCTCGTCATCAGGTGTCTCAAACGTCAGAGCGATAGGCTCGTAGGGGGTTGCTGAGAGTAAAAAGTATTCAAGATCCGGATCCCTAATGGTAACACAAGCTGCCAGGGGGATATTGACATCTGCTGCCTGTTGTGCGTAGACCCTGTCTCTGATTGACTGTGAGTTGGCCAGGAGACCGACACGGAAATCCGTACCGGCTTCAAACTCCCCTTGTAGCTCTCCCTCTAGTCTGAAAATCCAGGGAGTGAGCGAAATGAAGGTGATGGCTGCGTGGTGTGTAACAAAGAAGCTGTATCGTGACGTAACGTCCAGGCTGAAGACCGGCCAGCTGCCCTCGTTGACTTCGACTGGGGTCATGGTATCAATGGCCTGGAACGCCAGCAAAGTAGGCGGCTCCGTTTCAGCTGCTAGAGCACGGATGAGCCTGCTCTTGCCCTTGGGGGGGAGCCACTGGGCTTGGACTCCATCGGTATCCAGGTAAACTCGTACTTGGCCGCTGGTTGACAACAGACAAACGATGGTGAGAGAGAGACCTTCCTGATCTCCATTGTCGAAATCCAGttcgtcttcctcgccc is drawn from Trichoderma atroviride chromosome 7, complete sequence and contains these coding sequences:
- a CDS encoding uncharacterized protein (TransMembrane:5 (o25-47i59-80o111-132i144-163o183-203i)); protein product: MEQPTHPYYPLGVSIPNYIPNDSPLIHSLPAFGALIGAVIVLALLLTGTRRHVRPIDRFAASWFALCGFLHVAFEGYYIYHRKEISGMNTLFAQLWKEYALSDSRYLTSDVFTVCVETITTFVWGPLSLLTVLCIRTNHPSRHVFQIIVCVAHLYGVALYYATNWAEQRFHGVSYSRPEFLYFWVYYVGFNAPWAIAPFFLLADSYSRIVTAFQALHEKETRQKRE
- a CDS encoding uncharacterized protein (EggNog:ENOG41), which encodes MQLGSSLETPEVTERMNHGGTNYVELIKTNLQFLYGRDVPIEILSQVTPPDTWQVTVLKTEDGIRSIAITESGEGLTNVLKQAHYQSGELLTEFACDPTQDNSTLGRREALQIDIATSVADMLTGRNKESLDGRAAEGNASDDAAWQEAFDNARKLMGPNDGDPPRMLAADVCWINELNRKKLDDFYAKNPHKMPRGGPGYTLLPEPAESGDSYSRPQAKPPTDIQVTTTISSTSADASSVQGAASAATVAMSPRREASKPYREVLNSRRTAANKKRHSIVMYIHLSGCGESVVADECQLSVNVVESRVRYMLRAHGRALFGEANASKMPAVMFMPGSAAKYNVVIKGMRVNDAVALLGPQFGDDLEAMAENVQAERPVKLQIELLWDGEYLPGVNRAALSPAAAVTAKAYEASQAAAAAASTPDTASVDDDN